A single Candidatus Zixiibacteriota bacterium DNA region contains:
- a CDS encoding 3-phosphoshikimate 1-carboxyvinyltransferase, whose translation MSDTHAKVPLGSDVKVEPVRRLTGLYRPPPDKSIAHRALILSALAKGRSTVSPISGAADVLSTVHCLRQLGVAVDEADGTWVVQSPGSGGWNAPERALDCGNSGTTMRLLAGCLAGRPFDCILIGDDSLSRRPMLRIAEPLRRMGAKISLSDADTAPIRISGTSLSGVSYELPIASAQVKSAVLLAGLDAAGETVVIEPSPSRDHTERMFRSAGVDCDVTLPPRLSGDKRERLLAQEATDSDPPSHQRTIRIGPRRSVKPCDWVVPGDFSAAAFIIGAAIGVHKADVIIDDVGLNPTRTGFLRVLNRMGAQFEIKRRDHGGDEPHGQIRLTSASALKAVRVGETEVPGVIDELPILAVLAARAEGVTVIRGASELRHKESDRIAAVTANLRAMGAKVAELEDGWAIEGPTEWRAATIDPGGDHRIAMAFAVAALWADASSVIRNAGVMAVSDPDFLASLIALAR comes from the coding sequence TTGAGCGACACACACGCCAAGGTGCCATTAGGTAGCGACGTCAAAGTCGAGCCGGTGCGGCGTCTGACCGGGCTCTATCGCCCGCCACCGGACAAGTCCATCGCCCACCGGGCGCTGATTCTATCAGCGCTGGCAAAAGGGCGTTCGACTGTCAGCCCGATCTCGGGCGCTGCCGATGTGCTCAGCACGGTGCATTGCCTGCGGCAGTTGGGCGTGGCGGTGGACGAAGCGGACGGAACATGGGTCGTCCAGAGCCCAGGCAGTGGCGGATGGAACGCCCCGGAGCGGGCGTTGGATTGCGGCAATTCCGGGACCACGATGCGTCTGCTCGCCGGATGCTTGGCAGGCCGGCCATTTGATTGCATACTGATCGGCGATGATTCCCTTTCTCGGCGGCCGATGCTCCGGATTGCCGAACCGCTGCGACGCATGGGGGCGAAGATCTCCCTGTCGGATGCCGACACAGCGCCGATCCGCATCTCGGGCACGTCGCTGAGCGGCGTTTCCTATGAACTGCCGATCGCGTCGGCCCAGGTCAAATCGGCTGTGTTGCTGGCCGGGCTCGATGCGGCCGGGGAGACCGTTGTCATTGAGCCGTCTCCCAGCCGTGATCATACTGAGCGGATGTTCCGGTCCGCCGGAGTCGATTGCGATGTGACCCTGCCGCCTCGCCTCTCCGGCGACAAACGGGAGCGTCTGCTGGCGCAGGAGGCCACGGACAGCGACCCCCCGTCGCACCAGCGGACGATCCGGATCGGTCCCCGGCGCAGCGTCAAGCCATGCGATTGGGTCGTCCCCGGCGACTTCTCCGCCGCTGCCTTCATCATCGGGGCCGCCATCGGTGTCCACAAGGCGGATGTGATCATCGATGACGTGGGACTGAATCCCACCCGAACAGGATTCCTGCGCGTCCTCAACCGCATGGGCGCGCAGTTTGAGATCAAGAGGCGGGATCATGGCGGCGATGAACCGCACGGACAAATTCGTTTGACATCTGCGTCCGCCCTGAAGGCCGTGCGGGTCGGCGAGACCGAAGTGCCCGGGGTGATCGATGAGTTGCCGATCCTGGCCGTGCTGGCCGCACGCGCCGAAGGAGTGACTGTGATCCGTGGCGCCTCCGAGTTACGTCACAAGGAATCCGATCGCATCGCTGCCGTCACCGCCAACCTCCGGGCTATGGGTGCCAAGGTTGCCGAATTGGAGGATGGCTGGGCGATCGAAGGGCCGACCGAGTGGCGGGCGGCGACCATCGACCCGGGAGGTGATCATCGGATCGCGATGGCCTTTGCTGTGGCGGCGTTGTGGGCCGATGCGTCCTCGGTGATCCGCAACGCCGGTGTCATGGCGGTTTCCGATCCCGACTTCCTGGCCAGTCTGATTGCCCTGGCCCGCTGA
- the argS gene encoding arginine--tRNA ligase — MTISAMAVQLSVYFAEACEATAAALARLGYPRSPEVVAEVYESPNRKGFGDSAFPCFPLAAELRLPPQDIASRLEQEFKAPKSVTKVQAIGGYLNVWYDPQAVAAEVLPMIAGEGSRYGSAEIGRGKTICMDYSHPNIAKPFGVGHLRSTVIGNSLKRIFEKLGYRTIGINHLGDWGTQFGKLIVAFRDWGDETQLAADPIVHLYDLYTRFHREVEALPELEDRARLEFKKLEDGDPENNALWQRFRDLSLREFERVYRRLGVTFDSYAGEAFYNPYLAPLVDRLRESGVAHGGDDGALIIPVGAGDPPLLLRKADGATLYATRDLAAAEYRHATYQFDQCLYIVGSAQALHFRQLFAALKVMGHAWADRMAHVDFGWVKFANVTMSTRKGNIVFLDDVLAEAVARTRAIIAEKNPNLEDADAVAEAVGTGAVVFWQLSVKRQKDVNFNWDEALSFDGRTGPYLQYTHARLCSLLERWGQEVPVEPRDFIHLRSDEERRLLLQLGDWPRRIRLAARQYEPQVIAAALLDMAQAYNAFYQNVRILDGEAQARGVRILLSDCLRSVLAEGLNLLGMKSPARM; from the coding sequence GTGACGATCTCAGCTATGGCGGTGCAATTGTCAGTGTATTTCGCGGAGGCCTGTGAGGCGACTGCGGCCGCACTGGCTCGCCTCGGCTACCCCCGGTCTCCGGAAGTGGTCGCTGAGGTGTACGAATCGCCGAACCGCAAGGGGTTCGGTGATTCGGCGTTTCCCTGCTTCCCATTGGCCGCTGAGTTGCGATTGCCACCGCAGGACATCGCCTCCCGATTGGAGCAGGAGTTCAAAGCGCCCAAGTCCGTCACCAAAGTCCAGGCGATCGGGGGATATCTCAACGTCTGGTACGATCCGCAGGCCGTCGCCGCCGAGGTTCTCCCGATGATTGCCGGGGAGGGAAGCCGCTACGGCTCCGCCGAGATCGGGCGCGGCAAGACCATCTGCATGGACTACTCGCATCCCAACATCGCCAAGCCGTTCGGCGTCGGGCATCTCCGTTCGACTGTCATCGGCAACTCGCTCAAGCGCATCTTCGAGAAGCTCGGCTATCGCACGATCGGCATCAATCACCTCGGCGACTGGGGAACCCAGTTCGGCAAGCTGATCGTCGCCTTCCGTGATTGGGGCGACGAGACGCAGTTGGCGGCCGATCCGATTGTGCACTTGTACGATCTGTACACGCGCTTTCACCGCGAGGTCGAGGCGCTCCCTGAGCTGGAGGACCGCGCGCGGCTTGAATTCAAGAAGCTGGAGGATGGCGACCCGGAGAACAATGCCCTCTGGCAGCGCTTCCGTGATCTGTCGCTGCGGGAGTTCGAGCGTGTCTATCGCCGTCTGGGTGTGACGTTCGATTCGTATGCCGGGGAGGCATTCTACAACCCGTATCTGGCGCCGCTGGTTGATCGTCTCCGGGAATCGGGCGTCGCCCATGGCGGCGACGATGGTGCTCTGATCATCCCGGTCGGGGCCGGCGACCCACCGCTCTTGTTGCGCAAGGCCGATGGGGCCACGCTCTATGCGACACGCGACCTCGCCGCGGCCGAATACCGCCATGCGACATACCAGTTCGATCAATGTCTCTACATCGTCGGCTCCGCGCAGGCGCTCCATTTCCGTCAGCTCTTCGCCGCGCTCAAAGTGATGGGACACGCGTGGGCCGATCGGATGGCGCATGTCGACTTCGGCTGGGTCAAGTTCGCCAATGTCACCATGTCCACGCGCAAAGGGAACATCGTCTTCCTCGATGATGTTCTCGCCGAGGCGGTGGCACGCACACGTGCCATCATTGCCGAGAAGAACCCGAATCTCGAAGACGCCGACGCGGTCGCCGAGGCGGTTGGCACCGGCGCCGTCGTCTTTTGGCAGTTGTCGGTGAAACGCCAGAAGGATGTCAATTTCAATTGGGATGAGGCCCTCTCATTCGACGGCCGGACCGGTCCTTATCTACAGTACACGCACGCGCGCCTTTGCTCGCTTTTGGAAAGGTGGGGACAGGAAGTGCCCGTGGAACCGCGCGATTTCATCCATCTGCGCAGCGACGAGGAACGACGACTTCTCCTGCAACTGGGCGACTGGCCCCGGCGGATTCGACTGGCGGCGCGGCAGTACGAACCCCAGGTCATTGCCGCCGCTCTCTTGGATATGGCACAGGCCTACAACGCATTCTATCAGAATGTCCGCATTCTCGATGGGGAGGCGCAGGCGCGGGGCGTGCGGATACTCTTGTCGGATTGTCTGCGCTCTGTCTTGGCCGAGGGTCTGAACTTGTTGGGGATGAAATCACCAGCGCGGATGTGA
- a CDS encoding shikimate kinase: MTMAAARRHLFLAGFMGTGKSAVGHQLAARLHRPFVDLDGVVESLCRRTIPEVFRVEGEAAFRNHEARALRLVLGSPPSIIALGGGAPTVPVILAMARQTGRTVLLTADWAAIWDRVRDDLPSRPLLAGTTVASGILGHDDPARREQFVRHAESLLQSRRDAYDRIADLVVDTSRLTIPLVVERIMEWLGNGL; the protein is encoded by the coding sequence ATGACCATGGCCGCGGCGCGTCGGCATCTGTTCCTGGCCGGTTTCATGGGCACCGGCAAGAGCGCCGTGGGGCATCAACTGGCGGCACGGTTGCATCGTCCGTTTGTCGATCTGGATGGCGTCGTCGAATCGCTGTGCCGTCGTACGATCCCGGAGGTCTTCCGCGTCGAGGGCGAAGCAGCGTTTCGCAACCATGAGGCACGGGCGTTACGATTGGTTCTCGGTTCCCCTCCCAGCATCATCGCCCTCGGTGGTGGCGCGCCGACCGTTCCGGTGATTCTCGCCATGGCCCGCCAGACAGGCCGCACGGTACTGCTGACCGCTGATTGGGCAGCAATCTGGGATCGCGTGCGCGATGACCTCCCTTCGCGCCCGTTGTTGGCCGGGACGACCGTAGCCTCGGGTATACTCGGACATGATGATCCAGCGAGGCGGGAGCAGTTTGTCCGACACGCCGAGTCACTGCTGCAGTCGCGCCGCGACGCTTACGACCGAATCGCCGATCTTGTCGTCGATACCTCTCGATTGACGATCCCGTTGGTGGTCGAGCGCATCATGGAGTGGCTCGGTAACGGGCTCTGA
- a CDS encoding shikimate dehydrogenase has product MSIPANVRNGIYGLLGRGIGHSMSPAIFRRVFDTLRWPAVYTLCDLPPGRVCSFLHAGADAGFVGLNVTTPYKTRVINDLDELDSSAADVGAVNTVAVRGRRLVGYNTDVAGVVAALRPHRATLRGGSAVILGAGGAARAVLSTLLGNFCMQRVTLVARRPQQARQVVKHVKTRVSRSAIDVIPWRPEGIAARLDSAALVVNATPLGGGDHWRLSPLPDGVAISPATVVFDLVYRPRRTRLLRQAQRSGCQRLVGGWPMLVAQAEASFTVWTKRRFPAVVRRRLLDMGESL; this is encoded by the coding sequence ATGTCCATCCCTGCAAACGTCCGCAATGGGATCTATGGTCTCCTGGGGCGCGGCATCGGGCACTCCATGTCGCCGGCCATCTTCCGGCGCGTTTTCGACACCCTTCGCTGGCCTGCGGTCTACACGCTCTGTGACCTGCCACCCGGGCGCGTCTGTTCGTTTCTTCATGCCGGTGCCGACGCCGGGTTTGTCGGTCTCAATGTCACCACCCCCTACAAGACACGAGTCATCAATGATCTTGATGAACTGGACTCGTCCGCCGCGGACGTGGGTGCCGTCAACACAGTTGCCGTCCGCGGCCGGCGGTTGGTGGGTTATAACACCGATGTTGCTGGAGTGGTTGCTGCATTACGGCCGCACCGAGCGACGTTGAGAGGAGGGTCGGCCGTGATCCTCGGTGCAGGCGGTGCGGCGCGGGCCGTTCTCTCCACGCTTCTTGGCAACTTCTGTATGCAGCGAGTCACATTGGTGGCCCGCCGACCCCAACAGGCACGCCAGGTCGTAAAGCACGTCAAGACCCGTGTATCGAGGTCGGCGATCGATGTGATCCCGTGGCGGCCGGAGGGTATTGCGGCACGACTCGATTCGGCGGCGCTTGTCGTTAATGCGACCCCCTTGGGCGGTGGCGATCATTGGCGACTGTCGCCTCTACCGGACGGTGTGGCAATTTCGCCTGCCACTGTCGTCTTTGATCTCGTATATCGTCCACGTCGCACCCGGCTGCTGCGTCAGGCGCAACGATCAGGGTGCCAACGGTTGGTCGGTGGGTGGCCGATGCTGGTCGCCCAGGCCGAGGCCAGTTTCACTGTGTGGACGAAGCGTCGGTTTCCGGCAGTGGTGCGGCGTCGATTGCTGGACATGGGGGAGAGTCTGTGA
- a CDS encoding nucleoside recognition domain-containing protein, whose protein sequence is MTTDGTTVPLWPVLRHGVRKGLETFWILMRVMIPVYVIVTLLGHTPVLPALARFFQPAMGIWHLPGDAALAMVLGHFVNLYSALAVIAAGKWDTTAVTVAAIILGVSHNHILESAILKQMRAPTAVLVGLRLVVGWSLGWLVAVMIAQ, encoded by the coding sequence GTGACAACCGATGGCACTACTGTTCCGCTCTGGCCGGTGCTCCGGCACGGAGTGCGCAAGGGATTGGAGACATTCTGGATCCTGATGCGCGTCATGATCCCCGTCTATGTCATCGTGACGCTGCTCGGGCACACCCCGGTGCTTCCCGCGCTGGCTCGATTTTTCCAGCCGGCGATGGGGATCTGGCATCTCCCCGGTGATGCCGCGCTCGCCATGGTCTTGGGGCATTTCGTGAATCTGTACTCGGCGCTGGCGGTGATCGCCGCGGGGAAGTGGGATACGACCGCGGTGACCGTCGCTGCGATCATCCTCGGTGTCTCGCACAATCACATTCTCGAAAGCGCCATCCTGAAGCAGATGCGCGCACCCACCGCCGTCCTCGTGGGGCTGCGGCTGGTGGTGGGGTGGTCACTGGGGTGGCTCGTCGCCGTAATGATCGCACAGTAG
- the aroF gene encoding 3-deoxy-7-phosphoheptulonate synthase translates to MLIVMDTHADPAQIAAVCAEVHALGLRAHPLPGAQRTAIGITGNLGTLDPGRFEAMPGVLRVIRVTTSYKLVSREFHPQSTTVQAGDASFGPGWFTVIAGPCAVETPEQLDAVARIVKQGGARLLRGGAFKPRTSPYSFQGLGESGLRILAEVGARHHLPVVTEAIDHESLELVAGYADMVQIGSRNMHNTPLLKKAGRCGKPVLLKRGMAATLEEFLMAAEYIMNEGNPNVVLCERGVRTFSDHARHVLDLSIVPVVRRTSHLPIIVDPSHGTGERYQVLPLACAAAAADADGIMVEVHAHPEQALSDGRQSIDAPTFDSLMERVGAMAAVVGRSL, encoded by the coding sequence ATGCTGATCGTGATGGACACACACGCCGATCCCGCTCAGATCGCCGCGGTCTGTGCCGAGGTCCATGCTCTGGGATTGCGCGCGCATCCATTGCCGGGGGCCCAGCGCACCGCGATCGGCATCACCGGGAACCTCGGTACGCTCGATCCGGGACGGTTCGAGGCGATGCCGGGCGTCCTGCGCGTGATTCGCGTCACCACGTCCTACAAGCTCGTCAGCCGGGAATTCCATCCCCAGTCGACCACCGTGCAAGCCGGCGATGCCTCCTTCGGGCCGGGGTGGTTCACCGTCATTGCCGGCCCCTGCGCCGTGGAGACTCCGGAGCAGTTGGACGCCGTGGCGCGGATCGTCAAACAGGGCGGCGCCCGACTCTTGCGCGGTGGGGCATTCAAACCCCGCACCTCACCCTACAGTTTTCAGGGTCTGGGAGAGTCGGGTTTGCGGATCTTGGCGGAGGTGGGTGCCCGCCACCATCTCCCGGTCGTGACCGAGGCGATCGACCACGAGTCGCTGGAATTGGTCGCCGGGTATGCCGACATGGTCCAGATCGGCTCACGTAACATGCACAACACGCCGCTCTTGAAGAAGGCGGGACGGTGCGGCAAACCGGTGCTGCTCAAACGCGGCATGGCCGCCACGCTCGAAGAGTTCTTGATGGCCGCGGAGTACATCATGAACGAGGGGAACCCGAACGTGGTGTTGTGCGAGCGCGGCGTGCGCACCTTTTCGGATCATGCCCGCCACGTGCTCGACTTGTCGATCGTTCCCGTCGTACGGAGGACCAGTCACTTGCCGATCATCGTGGACCCGAGTCACGGGACCGGCGAGCGGTACCAGGTCTTGCCGCTGGCGTGTGCCGCCGCGGCGGCCGACGCCGACGGCATCATGGTCGAAGTTCACGCGCACCCGGAGCAAGCGCTCTCCGACGGTCGCCAGTCCATCGACGCTCCGACGTTTGACTCGCTCATGGAACGAGTCGGCGCCATGGCTGCGGTCGTCGGCAGGTCGCTGTAA
- a CDS encoding nucleoside recognition domain-containing protein: MIEIGTGLWGLMLKIFLIVMPLIILLEWARSQPWFDRAIQSAIPVFRPMGFRPQALFPLLTGVIFGIAYGAGVLIPQGQSGDLDRRQIFLVGAFLCICHAIIEDTLLFVALGGSGWIILTARFAVAIAVVWLLARLPWPAATPEMSPVSPEGSV; the protein is encoded by the coding sequence GTGATCGAAATAGGCACCGGTCTCTGGGGGCTGATGCTCAAGATCTTCCTGATCGTGATGCCGTTGATCATCCTGCTGGAGTGGGCACGCTCGCAACCCTGGTTCGATCGCGCCATTCAATCCGCGATTCCCGTCTTCCGTCCCATGGGGTTCCGTCCACAGGCGCTCTTTCCACTCTTGACTGGCGTGATTTTCGGCATTGCCTACGGCGCCGGGGTGCTGATCCCGCAAGGGCAGTCCGGCGATCTGGATCGCCGCCAGATCTTTCTGGTCGGGGCATTCCTCTGTATCTGCCACGCCATCATTGAAGACACGCTGCTGTTTGTCGCCTTGGGCGGGAGCGGTTGGATCATCCTGACCGCGCGCTTTGCCGTGGCCATCGCGGTTGTCTGGTTGCTGGCGCGACTTCCCTGGCCCGCCGCGACCCCGGAGATGTCTCCCGTCAGCCCGGAGGGATCGGTATGA
- the dapF gene encoding diaminopimelate epimerase, whose protein sequence is MRQVEFAKVESLRNDFIVVTATGRRSSWSSARAAAICDRRIGPGADGVILLGAETRQGVPFRLFNADGSQAEWSGNGVRGAAALLVTGNPRRRHWCFLTGAGPVPVSVRRMGGLIVEASFRRPIPAVVEKETVPSARERQIKRRLVVEAGNPHWVFPVSGFDFPWEEFGVRCQTAREARPTRGVNVEFVRVLSRGRIELRIFERGVGPTPASGSGALAAFAACRHLGVIHRDATVMSPGGVQGAATRDDREVSLAANARVVCTGVWYE, encoded by the coding sequence ATGCGTCAGGTAGAATTCGCCAAGGTGGAATCGCTTCGGAATGACTTCATCGTGGTCACGGCCACGGGTCGCCGTTCCTCCTGGTCATCAGCGCGCGCGGCGGCGATTTGTGACCGCCGCATCGGCCCCGGAGCCGATGGGGTGATTCTCCTCGGTGCCGAGACTCGGCAGGGAGTCCCATTCCGCCTCTTCAATGCCGATGGTTCGCAAGCCGAATGGTCCGGGAATGGCGTACGTGGTGCGGCGGCCCTTCTGGTGACAGGAAACCCCCGGCGGCGCCACTGGTGCTTCCTCACCGGTGCGGGGCCGGTCCCTGTCTCGGTCCGTCGCATGGGAGGGTTGATCGTCGAGGCCTCATTCCGTCGTCCGATCCCGGCGGTCGTCGAGAAGGAAACTGTACCGTCGGCTAGGGAGCGGCAGATCAAGCGTCGACTGGTTGTGGAAGCGGGAAATCCACACTGGGTTTTTCCTGTTTCGGGTTTCGACTTTCCCTGGGAGGAGTTTGGTGTTCGCTGCCAGACCGCTCGTGAGGCCCGGCCGACAAGAGGCGTGAATGTCGAGTTCGTTCGCGTGCTGAGCCGAGGGCGCATCGAGCTGCGCATCTTCGAACGCGGGGTTGGACCCACACCCGCTTCCGGGTCGGGCGCGCTGGCGGCATTCGCCGCCTGTCGCCATTTGGGGGTCATCCATCGCGACGCGACCGTGATGTCCCCCGGCGGCGTGCAGGGAGCCGCTACACGGGACGACCGTGAGGTGAGTCTGGCCGCAAACGCGCGGGTTGTCTGCACCGGTGTCTGGTACGAGTAG